From one Coffea eugenioides isolate CCC68of chromosome 11, Ceug_1.0, whole genome shotgun sequence genomic stretch:
- the LOC113753766 gene encoding uncharacterized protein LOC113753766 has translation MPSTPSPSEDKYLHDLLQLARPFLRGELENVDKNLPSLVSVLRSVGAGECWHKHGSFLEHLVDIYRILKLWKAPDAVCLCGLFHSAYSNSYVNLAIFDPSTGRDVVRSHVGEAAERLIHMFCIVPRQPLIHDDLLFHYNDQELVEHLKFSEISLRNAKEKDLFNEEESWRRKLNSVLPADGVVVKHIKTAEEVPVSRRLVAVFLLMTMADFSDQLFGFQDVLFENSNGRLEFSGNNFYGLWPGDGKPGLWLNSISRMGALHTLIVREEEILLEQRRRNNGGVIVLADDRDEELELVIPPVFENCTRVLAAEEQKIGRELYWEGVCQAEKVGLERAVELLIRAIERNPFVGEPHVVLGQIYLSKGKFEEGEKEAEKGLRMILEWGSPWDKRMTWEGWVAWARVLVMKGKEKSWPNTSWGILNLGLVK, from the coding sequence ATGCCTTCTACCCCATCTCCATCAGAAGATAAATATCTCCATGACCTTCTGCAACTCGCCCGTCCTTTCCTCCGTGGAGAGCTCGAAAACGTCGACAAAAACCTTCCTTCTCTAGTCTCAGTCCTGCGCTCAGTTGGGGCAGGCGAGTGCTGGCACAAGCATGGAAGTTTTCTTGAACATTTGGTTGATATATATCGCATTCTCAAGCTGTGGAAAGCCCCTGATGCTGTTTGCCTTTGTGGGCTCTTTCACTCTGCTTATTCCAATTCCTATGTCAATCTTGCCATCTTTGATCCTTCCACCGGTCGGGATGTAGTTCGTTCCCACGTCGGAGAAGCTGCTGAGAGGCTAATCCACATGTTCTGCATCGTCCCTCGTCAGCCTTTGATCCATGATGATCTTCTATTTCATTATAACGATCAAGAATTGGTCGAACACCTCAAGTTTTCGGAGATTTCTCTGAGGAATGCGAAGGAAAAAGATTTGTTCAACGAGGAGGAAAGTTGGAGACGAAAACTCAACTCTGTTCTGCCTGCTGATGGGGTAGTAGTGAAGCATATCAAAACAGCCGAAGAAGTTCCGGTTTCTCGAAGATTGGTAGCTGTGTTTCTCCTGATGACGATGGCAGATTTTTCCGACCAGCTGTTCGGTTTTCAGGATGTTTTGTTTGAGAATTCCAATGGCCGTTTAGAATTTTCAGGCAATAATTTCTATGGTCTATGGCCAGGTGATGGCAAGCCAGGATTATGGCTGAATTCAATATCAAGAATGGGTGCACTTCACACTTTGATTGTGAGAGAAGAGGAGATTCTCCTTGAGCAAAGGAGAAGAAATAATGGAGGGGTTATTGTGTTAGCAGATGATAGAGATGAAGAGCTTGAGCTAGTGATTCCACCTGTATTTGAGAACTGCACAAGAGTCTTGGCTGCAGAAGAGCAGAAAATTGGGAGGGAGCTGTATTGGGAGGGTGTTTGTCAAGCAGAAAAGGTTGGGTTGGAGAGAGCTGTGGAGTTGTTGATAAGGGCAATTGAGAGGAACCCTTTTGTTGGAGAGCCTCATGTGGTTTTGGGTCAGATTTACTTGAGCAAAGGGAAGTTTGAGGAGGGTGAAAAAGAAGCTGAGAAGGGGCTGAGAATGATTTTGGAGTGGGGAAGTCCTTGGGATAAGAGGATGACTTGGGAAGGATGGGTTGCATGGGCTAGGGTTTTGGTGATGAAGGGCAAGGAAAAATCATGGCCCAATACTTCTTGGGGCATCCTCAACTTGGGACTTGTTAAGTGA